Proteins from a genomic interval of Treponema brennaborense DSM 12168:
- the eno gene encoding phosphopyruvate hydratase yields the protein MHDCTIADIIGREIIDSRGNPTVEAEVVLADGSVGVGAAPSGASTGMFEALELRDGDKKRFGGKGVLKAVSHINTAIRKLLLGYDAAALYDIDAAMIAADGTKDKSKFGANAILAVSIACANAASASLGIPLYRFLGGVNATRMPVPMMNILNGGAHAANTLDVQEFMIMPVGASSFKDAVRQCTEVFHTLRSLLKEKGLATAVGDEGGFAPDLASDEEAIRFILQAVERAGYNPGTDFVLAIDAAASEWKGAAAGEYRLPKSGERYTSAQLVAHWKKLCLAYPIYSIEDALDEEDWSGWRQLTAELGGTVQLVGDDLFVTNTERLRKGIDEGCGNSILIKLNQIGSVSETLEAVKMAHEAGYTAIISHRSGETEDTTIADLAVALNAGQIKTGAPSRSERTAKYNRLLRIEEALGSAAVYPGFAAFNVKRTSR from the coding sequence ATGCACGATTGTACTATTGCGGATATTATCGGACGGGAAATTATCGATTCGCGCGGTAATCCGACCGTAGAAGCCGAGGTTGTCCTTGCCGACGGTTCGGTGGGTGTCGGAGCTGCGCCGAGCGGTGCGTCTACCGGTATGTTTGAAGCGCTCGAATTGCGCGACGGAGATAAAAAACGTTTCGGCGGAAAAGGTGTTTTGAAAGCCGTTTCCCATATCAATACGGCGATACGGAAGCTGCTGCTCGGTTACGACGCCGCGGCTTTGTACGATATCGATGCGGCGATGATTGCGGCTGACGGCACTAAAGACAAATCGAAGTTCGGCGCGAATGCGATTCTCGCCGTTTCCATTGCGTGTGCGAACGCTGCATCCGCGTCGCTGGGTATTCCGCTGTACCGTTTTTTGGGCGGAGTAAACGCGACCCGTATGCCGGTTCCTATGATGAATATTCTGAACGGCGGCGCTCACGCGGCGAACACGCTCGACGTTCAGGAATTTATGATAATGCCCGTCGGCGCGTCCTCGTTTAAAGACGCGGTACGGCAATGTACGGAAGTGTTTCACACGCTGCGTTCGCTGCTGAAAGAAAAAGGGCTCGCAACCGCCGTCGGTGACGAAGGCGGCTTCGCCCCCGACCTTGCGTCCGATGAAGAAGCCATCCGGTTCATTTTGCAAGCCGTCGAGCGGGCCGGCTATAATCCGGGAACGGATTTCGTGCTGGCGATCGACGCCGCCGCGAGCGAATGGAAAGGCGCTGCCGCCGGTGAATACCGTTTGCCGAAAAGCGGCGAGCGGTACACGTCGGCGCAGCTGGTGGCTCATTGGAAAAAGTTGTGTTTGGCTTATCCGATTTACTCTATCGAGGACGCGCTCGACGAAGAAGATTGGAGCGGCTGGCGGCAGCTTACCGCGGAGCTGGGCGGAACGGTACAGCTCGTCGGCGACGATCTGTTCGTTACGAACACCGAACGGCTTCGCAAAGGTATAGACGAGGGCTGCGGTAATTCGATTCTGATAAAATTGAATCAGATAGGTTCCGTTTCTGAAACGCTCGAAGCGGTGAAGATGGCGCACGAAGCCGGCTATACGGCGATCATTTCGCATCGGTCGGGTGAAACGGAAGATACGACGATAGCCGATCTCGCCGTTGCGCTGAACGCGGGGCAGATAAAAACCGGCGCGCCGAGCCGCAGCGAGCGTACGGCAAAATACAACCGGCTTTTGCGGATAGAAGAAGCGCTCGGTTCCGCGGCCGTTTATCCGGGATTCGCCGCGTTCAACGTCAAGCGGACGTCCCGGTAA
- a CDS encoding lysophospholipid acyltransferase family protein, whose amino-acid sequence MNYYTLAGTTPDVLEKIAEAEKNGDFSAHLDPIDYSDSLPVDAAFPYIPDAKLKIRYWWRNFYFLNMFTWSLNRFVFHTNVRGKNRLHGIKGAVVTCNHINKFDGLVMRYALRGHRLKIMTADFNNRKGFLGDMMRASGILPFSPARETLSSFSNAVAYYLKHNTKVLFFPEGSEWWCYEKPRPFMDGAFHYAAANGVPVVPAFITFTKTGKFDRSSGIEKRRFTVHFLEPIYPDPALSKRENIRILKEKNVQACMKKYAEWYT is encoded by the coding sequence ATGAATTATTATACGCTTGCGGGAACAACGCCCGACGTACTGGAAAAAATAGCGGAAGCGGAAAAAAACGGCGACTTTTCGGCACATCTCGATCCGATCGATTATTCGGACAGTCTGCCGGTCGACGCGGCGTTTCCGTATATTCCCGACGCAAAATTAAAAATACGGTATTGGTGGCGTAATTTCTATTTTTTGAACATGTTCACCTGGTCGCTCAACCGGTTCGTATTCCATACGAACGTTCGCGGCAAAAACCGCCTGCACGGTATTAAAGGCGCGGTCGTAACCTGCAATCATATCAATAAATTCGACGGATTGGTAATGCGGTACGCACTGCGCGGGCACCGACTCAAAATCATGACGGCCGATTTCAACAACCGCAAAGGATTTCTGGGCGACATGATGCGGGCGTCGGGCATTCTGCCCTTTTCACCCGCGCGGGAAACGCTGTCCAGTTTCAGCAACGCAGTCGCTTATTATCTGAAACACAACACCAAAGTTCTGTTCTTTCCTGAGGGTTCCGAGTGGTGGTGCTATGAAAAACCGCGCCCCTTTATGGACGGCGCGTTTCATTACGCCGCTGCGAACGGAGTCCCCGTCGTACCGGCGTTTATCACGTTCACCAAAACCGGAAAGTTCGACCGCAGCAGCGGTATTGAAAAACGCCGTTTTACGGTACATTTTCTGGAACCGATCTATCCGGATCCCGCCCTTTCAAAACGGGAAAACATCCGCATATTAAAAGAAAAAAACGTTCAAGCCTGCATGAAAAAATACGCCGAATGGTATACCTGA
- a CDS encoding glycosyltransferase family 2 protein gives MFSIETVKLITFIFFILYLPRMWCWFAALRKQPRLHNDKKNKLALVIPARNEGTAIIPLLKSIQKQSYAPEHFDVYIVVKEPDDPVHEYAKMINASVYVDSAQTSKGDCLDYCFKRILAEKPNVYDGYIIVDADCILAPTFMEEMNNAMASGADVINAKKLVKNYFTDNQENVNWVTSCNGLIWTFMDDMGNRWKSDHGFTTMTVTTGILFSKRLVEKWQGWIYRETLTEDMELQRDCAVRDYQTFYYSHAKFFMEESPSLSTTNKRRTRWMTGLTNADFIYGADMLMKKGGFHEWLNKYFMLCLWLVYLFIGSMVVMCAANAGAAGLAMLAHSPDAAQFLHTALAALGAIYAAFFVLTLSALIVDRKNIKLSPFGKLIVLLVHPVFYMGYIKIVARAIFIRKPQEWEVIDRVKSRS, from the coding sequence ATGTTCAGTATTGAAACGGTCAAATTAATCACATTCATTTTTTTCATTTTATATCTTCCCCGGATGTGGTGCTGGTTCGCCGCACTCCGAAAACAGCCGCGGCTGCACAATGACAAAAAAAATAAACTTGCACTGGTCATTCCAGCACGAAACGAAGGTACCGCCATCATTCCGCTGCTGAAATCGATTCAAAAACAATCCTACGCACCGGAACACTTCGATGTATACATCGTCGTAAAAGAACCGGACGATCCGGTACACGAATACGCCAAAATGATCAACGCTTCCGTATACGTCGACTCGGCTCAGACGAGCAAAGGCGACTGCCTTGATTACTGCTTTAAGCGCATTCTGGCGGAAAAACCGAACGTCTATGACGGCTATATTATCGTGGACGCAGACTGCATATTGGCGCCCACTTTTATGGAAGAAATGAACAACGCCATGGCGTCCGGCGCCGACGTTATCAACGCCAAAAAACTGGTAAAAAATTATTTTACGGACAATCAGGAAAACGTAAACTGGGTAACGTCGTGCAACGGCTTGATCTGGACGTTTATGGACGACATGGGAAACCGCTGGAAGTCCGATCACGGCTTTACGACGATGACGGTAACGACCGGTATTCTGTTCAGCAAACGGCTCGTCGAAAAATGGCAGGGCTGGATTTACCGCGAAACGCTCACAGAAGACATGGAACTGCAGCGGGACTGCGCGGTCAGAGATTACCAAACGTTTTACTATTCCCACGCAAAATTTTTCATGGAAGAATCGCCGTCTCTTTCGACTACGAACAAACGCAGAACGCGCTGGATGACGGGACTTACCAACGCCGACTTCATATACGGCGCCGATATGTTGATGAAAAAAGGCGGATTCCACGAATGGCTGAATAAATATTTTATGCTGTGCCTGTGGCTGGTTTATCTGTTCATCGGGTCGATGGTCGTCATGTGTGCGGCGAACGCGGGTGCCGCGGGACTTGCGATGCTGGCTCACAGTCCGGACGCGGCGCAGTTTCTGCACACGGCGCTTGCCGCGCTCGGCGCCATTTACGCCGCGTTCTTCGTTTTGACGCTTTCGGCTCTTATCGTAGACCGGAAAAACATCAAGCTGTCGCCGTTCGGAAAACTGATCGTATTACTCGTGCATCCCGTTTTTTACATGGGATACATAAAAATCGTTGCCCGCGCAATTTTCATCCGAAAACCGCAGGAATGGGAAGTAATAGACCGCGTAAAATCACGGAGCTGA
- a CDS encoding glycosyltransferase family 8 protein has product MVNLLYCGNDNIFDGMLISLLSITKHTKSPLHVYALTMDLTDMNGAYRPLSAAQIAYLEDMIKTVHSESFIKLIDVTAAFKAEMTDSPNMSTDYTPYTLTRLFADTLTDLPPRLLYLDTDTVANADIEPIFETDIDDYEFAAVRDYLGKVFIRYDYQNAGVLYLNMDKIRETGLFAKARERCRMHKMWFPDQSALNLLVCKKKFLPRKYNEQRKLKKDTVIQHFSKSIRWFPFYHTVNIKPWEVEKVRTVYKLHAYDDVLDEYLTRVRMYKQSSAGCTQKQE; this is encoded by the coding sequence ATGGTAAATCTTTTATACTGCGGAAACGACAACATTTTTGACGGAATGCTGATTTCACTGCTTTCCATCACGAAACATACTAAATCGCCGCTGCACGTATATGCATTGACAATGGATTTAACCGATATGAACGGCGCGTACCGCCCGCTTTCTGCGGCACAAATCGCGTATTTGGAAGACATGATTAAAACGGTACACAGCGAAAGCTTTATAAAACTGATCGACGTAACGGCGGCGTTTAAGGCCGAAATGACGGACAGCCCGAACATGTCAACCGACTATACGCCCTATACGCTGACGCGGCTGTTTGCGGACACGCTGACGGATCTGCCGCCGCGGCTGCTGTACTTGGATACGGACACGGTGGCTAACGCAGACATCGAACCGATATTTGAAACGGATATAGACGATTACGAATTTGCGGCCGTCAGAGATTATCTGGGCAAAGTGTTCATCCGCTACGATTATCAGAACGCGGGCGTTTTATATCTGAATATGGATAAAATCCGTGAAACGGGATTGTTTGCCAAGGCTCGGGAACGGTGCCGGATGCACAAAATGTGGTTTCCGGATCAGAGTGCGCTCAATTTACTGGTATGTAAGAAAAAATTCTTACCCCGGAAATACAACGAACAGCGGAAACTTAAAAAAGATACCGTTATTCAGCATTTCAGTAAATCGATACGATGGTTTCCTTTCTATCACACGGTCAATATCAAACCGTGGGAAGTCGAGAAAGTGAGAACCGTTTATAAGCTTCACGCATACGACGATGTGCTTGATGAATACCTAACCAGAGTACGCATGTACAAGCAGTCATCAGCCGGTTGTACGCAAAAACAGGAGTAA
- a CDS encoding 1-acyl-sn-glycerol-3-phosphate acyltransferase, giving the protein MERETFYYTDELNDEFSGIKRNTVTVDHSYTYLHTDFRWKILSFIVYRIVMTPIAYLYLKCKFHLRIENRQVLKQGKKESYFLIGNHTQVPGDGYIPTVLTFPKKDAVIVNADNVSLPGTQTFMAMIGAVPLPNRLSGMRNFMTYMKYLAEDNQGIAIYPEAHIWPYYTGIRPFKSDAFRYPILFGKKVFCFTTTYRKRKFGRKPAITVYVDGPFEADSSVGKKEAEQKLRDQVYNIMVERSKNSTYEYIIYRKAPLPR; this is encoded by the coding sequence ATGGAGCGGGAAACCTTTTATTATACAGATGAACTCAACGATGAATTCTCCGGCATCAAGCGCAACACCGTTACCGTTGATCATTCCTATACGTATCTGCACACGGACTTCCGGTGGAAAATCCTTTCGTTCATCGTGTACCGCATCGTAATGACGCCGATAGCGTATCTGTATCTGAAATGCAAGTTTCACTTACGGATTGAAAATCGGCAAGTACTGAAACAGGGAAAAAAAGAATCGTATTTTCTGATAGGAAATCACACGCAGGTTCCCGGAGACGGATACATTCCCACGGTGCTTACGTTTCCCAAAAAAGATGCGGTAATTGTAAACGCGGACAACGTTTCCCTGCCGGGAACGCAGACGTTTATGGCTATGATCGGAGCGGTTCCCCTGCCGAACAGGCTGTCGGGAATGCGGAATTTTATGACTTATATGAAGTATCTTGCGGAAGATAATCAGGGAATCGCAATCTATCCGGAAGCCCACATATGGCCGTATTATACCGGCATCAGACCGTTTAAATCGGACGCGTTCCGGTATCCGATCCTGTTCGGTAAAAAAGTTTTCTGTTTTACGACGACGTACCGGAAGCGGAAATTCGGCCGTAAACCGGCGATAACGGTATACGTAGACGGTCCGTTTGAAGCCGATTCGTCCGTCGGCAAAAAAGAAGCGGAACAGAAATTGCGTGATCAAGTGTATAATATAATGGTAGAAAGGAGTAAAAATTCTACCTACGAGTATATCATATACAGAAAAGCGCCGCTGCCGCGGTAA